A section of the Agrobacterium tumefaciens genome encodes:
- a CDS encoding pyruvate dehydrogenase complex dihydrolipoamide acetyltransferase, which produces MPINITMPALSPTMEEGNLAKWLVKEGDKVAPGDVIAEIETDKATMEVEAVDEGTVAKLVVPAGTEAVKVNALIAILAADGEDVAEAAKGGDAAPAKAEAKAETPKQDAVKAEAPKEEAAPAKAEKPVADQPAASSTPAPVSKSGERIFASPLARRLAKEAGLDLSSVSGSGPHGRIVKTDVEKAAASGGAKAAPSAAAASAGTPAPALAKGQSDEAVLKLFEEGSYELVPHDGMRKVIAKRLVESKQTVPHFYVSVDCELDTLLALRAQLNAAAPEKDGKPAYKLSVNDMVIKALALALRDVPDANVSWTESAMVKHKHSDVGVAVSIPGGLITPIIRKAEQKSLSTISNEMKDYGKRAKERKLKPEEYQGGTTAVSNMGMMGVKSFSAVINPPHATILAVGAGEERAVVKNGEIKIANVMTVTLSTDHRCVDGALGAELIGAFKRYIENPMGMLV; this is translated from the coding sequence ATGCCTATCAATATCACCATGCCTGCCCTTTCTCCGACGATGGAAGAGGGCAATCTGGCCAAGTGGCTGGTCAAGGAAGGCGACAAGGTCGCTCCCGGTGACGTGATCGCCGAGATCGAGACCGACAAGGCGACCATGGAAGTGGAAGCCGTGGACGAAGGCACTGTTGCCAAGCTGGTCGTTCCGGCCGGCACAGAAGCCGTGAAGGTCAACGCCCTCATCGCAATCCTCGCCGCCGATGGCGAGGATGTGGCCGAGGCGGCAAAGGGCGGCGATGCGGCTCCTGCCAAGGCTGAGGCAAAGGCGGAAACGCCCAAGCAGGACGCCGTCAAGGCGGAAGCGCCGAAGGAAGAGGCTGCCCCGGCAAAGGCTGAAAAGCCGGTTGCCGACCAGCCTGCTGCTTCGTCTACGCCAGCGCCGGTTTCCAAGTCTGGCGAGCGCATCTTCGCGTCGCCGCTTGCGCGCCGTCTTGCCAAGGAAGCCGGTCTCGACCTCTCGAGCGTTTCCGGTTCCGGCCCGCATGGCCGTATTGTCAAGACCGACGTCGAAAAGGCTGCCGCCTCCGGCGGTGCGAAGGCTGCGCCAAGCGCCGCTGCTGCATCCGCAGGCACACCGGCTCCGGCGCTTGCCAAGGGCCAGTCGGACGAAGCCGTTCTCAAGCTGTTCGAAGAAGGCTCCTACGAGCTCGTGCCGCATGACGGCATGCGCAAGGTCATCGCCAAGCGTCTGGTCGAATCCAAGCAGACGGTTCCGCATTTCTACGTTTCCGTGGATTGCGAGCTGGATACGCTTCTGGCGCTGCGCGCCCAGCTCAACGCCGCTGCCCCCGAAAAGGACGGCAAGCCGGCCTACAAGCTGTCGGTCAACGACATGGTCATCAAGGCGCTGGCGCTGGCGCTTCGTGACGTGCCTGACGCCAACGTCTCCTGGACGGAAAGCGCCATGGTCAAGCACAAGCATTCGGATGTCGGCGTTGCCGTGTCCATTCCCGGTGGCCTGATCACGCCGATCATCCGCAAGGCTGAGCAGAAGTCGCTCTCCACCATCTCCAACGAGATGAAGGACTACGGCAAGCGCGCGAAAGAACGCAAGCTGAAGCCTGAGGAATATCAGGGCGGCACGACCGCCGTGTCCAACATGGGCATGATGGGCGTAAAAAGCTTCTCGGCTGTCATCAACCCGCCACATGCCACCATCCTGGCCGTCGGCGCGGGTGAAGAACGCGCTGTCGTCAAGAATGGCGAGATCAAGATCGCCAATGTCATGACGGTCACGCTCTCCACCGACCACCGCTGTGTCGATGGCGCGCTCGGAGCCGAACTGATCGGCGCTTTCAAGCGCTACATCGAAAACCCGATGGGCATGCTGGTTTGA
- the lpdA gene encoding dihydrolipoyl dehydrogenase → MAQSYDVIIIGSGPGGYIAAIRAAQLGMKVAVVEREHLAGICSNWGCIPTKALLRTADVMHTATHAKDYGLTLEGSIKPDVKAIVARSRGIAARMNNGVGFLFKKNKVDIIWGEAKITKPGEIVVGKSTKPVVQPQGPVPKNTLGEGTYTAKHIIVATGARPRALPGIEPDGKLIWTYFEAMKPEEMPKSLLVMGSGAIGIEFASFYRTMGVDVTVVEIMSQVMPVEDAEISAFAKKQLEKQGMKIHLETKVSKVEKGANSITATLEKKDGSSEKITADRMISAVGVVANIEGIGLETAGVKTDRGFIVIDGYGKTNVPGIYAIGDVAGPPLLAHKAEHEAVICVEKIAGLPNVHPMDKLKIPGCTYCNPQVASVGLTEAKAKEQGRDIRVGRFSFAANGKAVALGEDQGMVKTIFDKKTGELLGAHMVGAEVTELIQGFVVAMNLETTEEDLMHTIFPHPTISESMKESVLDAYGRVLNA, encoded by the coding sequence ATGGCTCAATCATATGACGTCATCATCATCGGTTCGGGACCGGGCGGCTACATTGCCGCGATCCGCGCAGCCCAGCTCGGCATGAAGGTTGCCGTCGTGGAGCGTGAGCATCTGGCCGGCATCTGCTCCAACTGGGGCTGCATTCCCACCAAGGCCTTGCTGCGCACCGCCGATGTCATGCACACCGCCACCCACGCCAAGGATTATGGCCTGACGCTGGAAGGCTCGATCAAGCCGGACGTCAAGGCAATCGTGGCGCGCTCGCGCGGCATTGCAGCCCGCATGAACAATGGCGTCGGTTTCCTGTTCAAGAAGAACAAGGTCGATATCATCTGGGGTGAAGCCAAGATCACCAAGCCGGGCGAGATCGTCGTCGGCAAATCCACCAAGCCGGTGGTTCAGCCGCAGGGGCCCGTGCCGAAAAACACGCTGGGCGAGGGCACTTACACTGCCAAGCACATTATCGTCGCAACGGGCGCCCGCCCGCGCGCGCTGCCCGGCATCGAGCCGGATGGCAAGCTGATCTGGACCTATTTCGAGGCGATGAAGCCGGAAGAAATGCCCAAGTCGCTGCTCGTCATGGGCTCTGGCGCCATCGGCATCGAATTCGCCAGCTTCTACCGCACCATGGGCGTCGACGTGACCGTGGTTGAAATCATGAGTCAGGTCATGCCGGTCGAAGACGCCGAAATCTCTGCCTTCGCCAAAAAGCAGCTCGAGAAGCAGGGCATGAAGATCCATCTGGAAACCAAGGTTTCCAAGGTGGAGAAGGGCGCGAACTCCATCACCGCGACGCTGGAGAAGAAGGACGGTTCTTCTGAAAAGATTACGGCCGATCGGATGATCTCCGCCGTCGGCGTCGTTGCCAACATCGAGGGCATCGGCCTTGAGACTGCTGGCGTGAAGACCGATCGCGGCTTCATCGTCATCGACGGTTACGGCAAGACCAACGTGCCCGGTATCTACGCCATCGGTGACGTCGCGGGTCCGCCACTGCTCGCCCACAAGGCTGAGCACGAGGCTGTCATCTGCGTCGAAAAGATCGCCGGTCTGCCGAATGTGCATCCCATGGACAAGCTCAAGATTCCGGGCTGCACCTATTGCAATCCTCAGGTCGCTTCTGTCGGTCTCACCGAAGCCAAGGCCAAGGAACAGGGCCGCGACATCCGCGTTGGCCGCTTCTCCTTTGCGGCAAACGGCAAGGCGGTTGCGCTCGGCGAAGACCAGGGTATGGTCAAGACCATCTTCGACAAGAAGACCGGCGAGCTGCTCGGCGCACATATGGTGGGCGCGGAAGTCACCGAACTCATCCAGGGCTTCGTGGTCGCCATGAATCTGGAGACGACCGAAGAAGACCTGATGCACACGATCTTCCCGCATCCGACCATTTCCGAGTCGATGAAGGAAAGCGTGCTCGACGCCTATGGCCGTGTGCTGAACGCATAA
- a CDS encoding DMT family transporter translates to MNRTGLGVFYGMLAGAMWGGIFLAPKLVPDFSALQLSTARYLTYGLISLAIIGPRMKQVSASFGKQEWIALAWLSMIGNIVYYVFISTAVKLSGVAFTSIIIGFLPVAVTIIGSRDHGAVSLRRLWPSLLFGAIGIVGISWQSLMQSDGGLDVSRVVGLICALGALASWTAFAVGNARWLSRLKDVSADDWNMMTGVVTGALALALAIPAFAFESGTHDAAEWLHFAAIAAGLGFTASILGNAFWNRMSRMLPLTMVGQMILFETLFALLYGFLWEGRGPTSIEAIAICAVVLSVALCMRAHRPEKLMA, encoded by the coding sequence ATGAACAGGACAGGTCTCGGTGTTTTTTACGGCATGCTGGCAGGGGCTATGTGGGGCGGCATCTTTCTCGCCCCCAAACTCGTGCCCGATTTTTCAGCCCTGCAACTGTCAACGGCGCGATACCTGACCTACGGGCTGATTTCGCTTGCCATTATCGGGCCGCGCATGAAGCAGGTTTCAGCCAGCTTCGGCAAACAGGAGTGGATAGCGCTCGCCTGGCTGAGCATGATCGGCAATATCGTCTACTACGTCTTCATCTCGACTGCCGTTAAACTGAGCGGCGTTGCCTTTACCTCCATCATCATCGGCTTCCTGCCTGTTGCCGTGACCATCATCGGCAGTCGCGACCATGGCGCCGTTTCGCTACGCCGGCTCTGGCCGTCGCTTCTATTTGGCGCGATCGGCATTGTCGGCATTTCGTGGCAATCGCTCATGCAGAGCGACGGTGGTTTGGACGTCTCCCGTGTCGTCGGCCTCATCTGCGCGCTCGGCGCGCTGGCCTCCTGGACAGCCTTTGCCGTCGGCAACGCGCGTTGGCTTTCGAGACTGAAGGACGTCAGCGCCGACGACTGGAACATGATGACCGGTGTTGTGACTGGCGCACTGGCGCTGGCCCTTGCCATTCCTGCCTTTGCATTCGAGTCAGGAACCCACGACGCAGCAGAATGGCTTCATTTCGCAGCCATCGCCGCCGGGCTGGGTTTCACGGCTTCCATCCTCGGTAACGCCTTTTGGAACCGCATGAGCCGCATGCTCCCGCTGACCATGGTCGGGCAGATGATCCTGTTCGAAACCCTGTTTGCGCTGCTCTATGGGTTTCTGTGGGAAGGGCGCGGGCCGACATCGATCGAGGCCATCGCAATCTGCGCCGTCGTGCTGAGCGTTGCCCTGTGCATGCGCGCGCATCGGCCGGAAAAGCTCATGGCGTGA
- a CDS encoding AAA family ATPase: protein MPNYLDAVEEAAGIIAKAQRIMVVGCPGGGKSTLSRKLVQRFGLEYISMDREIFWLPGWQARPRPEQRQIIARIVSRERWLMDGSNPSSFDLRLPRTDIVIWIRMPRWLCLWGAITRIIKGFGKARPEMADGCPERLDGAFLRYIWNFERRHAPIFERNFDLYGPDVPIWQVKSRKQTRRLLDLLHIED from the coding sequence ATGCCGAACTACCTTGATGCTGTCGAAGAAGCCGCCGGAATCATCGCCAAGGCGCAGCGCATCATGGTCGTCGGCTGTCCTGGCGGCGGCAAATCAACGCTTTCGCGCAAGCTTGTACAGCGTTTTGGCTTGGAATACATATCGATGGACCGGGAGATTTTCTGGCTTCCCGGGTGGCAAGCCCGCCCTCGGCCCGAACAGCGTCAGATCATAGCCCGCATCGTTTCCCGCGAACGATGGCTGATGGACGGAAGCAATCCCTCGTCTTTTGATCTGCGCTTGCCCCGAACAGATATCGTCATCTGGATCCGTATGCCGCGCTGGCTTTGCCTCTGGGGCGCAATCACTCGAATCATTAAGGGATTTGGCAAAGCCAGACCCGAGATGGCCGACGGTTGCCCGGAAAGGCTCGACGGCGCATTTCTCCGCTACATCTGGAATTTCGAGAGGCGTCACGCACCGATCTTTGAGAGAAACTTCGATCTCTATGGGCCTGATGTGCCGATCTGGCAGGTGAAAAGCAGAAAACAGACGCGTCGCCTCCTTGATCTTCTGCATATCGAGGATTAA
- a CDS encoding bifunctional 2-C-methyl-D-erythritol 4-phosphate cytidylyltransferase/2-C-methyl-D-erythritol 2,4-cyclodiphosphate synthase, which yields MKLGIVIVAAGRGERAGSPEEGPKQYRSIGGRAVIEHTLARFLSWNDTSPIVVVSHADDAALLSPILQRLSADERILTVTGGASRQQSVLAGLEALAPEEPTHVMIHDGVRPFVDADMLDRIVALHAAGADAVLPALAVTDTLKRGDDGHAVETVSRQGLYAAQTPQSFAYRDILAAHRAAAASGKTDFTDDASIAEWAGIPVMLTDGSVDNVKLTLKRDITMADEKLSLGLPDVRTGNGYDVHQLEAGDGVTLCGVFIEHNQRLKGHSDADVALHALTDALLATCGAGDIGDHFPPSDPQWKGAASRIFLEHAAKVVRDNGGTIMNADVSLIAEAPRIGPHRQAMREALSDMLGIALERCSVKATTNETIGFVGRREGIAAIATATVVYKGRPL from the coding sequence ATGAAACTCGGCATCGTCATCGTCGCCGCCGGACGCGGTGAAAGGGCAGGCTCTCCCGAGGAAGGTCCCAAGCAATATCGCTCGATCGGCGGTCGGGCCGTGATCGAGCACACGTTGGCGAGATTTCTCAGTTGGAACGACACCTCGCCTATCGTTGTCGTCAGCCATGCCGACGACGCAGCACTTCTTTCGCCGATCCTTCAACGACTAAGCGCGGATGAGCGTATCCTCACGGTCACGGGCGGCGCGTCGCGCCAGCAATCGGTGTTGGCCGGCCTGGAAGCGCTTGCGCCGGAAGAACCAACCCATGTGATGATCCACGACGGCGTGCGGCCCTTCGTTGACGCCGACATGCTGGACCGCATCGTTGCGTTGCACGCGGCCGGAGCGGACGCTGTGCTGCCGGCCCTTGCCGTTACCGACACGCTAAAACGGGGCGATGACGGACACGCCGTGGAGACGGTGTCCCGGCAGGGGCTTTATGCGGCGCAGACACCGCAGAGTTTCGCTTATCGCGACATCCTGGCCGCCCATCGCGCCGCTGCTGCTTCCGGCAAAACGGACTTCACCGACGATGCATCGATTGCCGAATGGGCTGGCATCCCTGTGATGTTGACCGACGGGTCGGTCGACAATGTCAAACTTACACTCAAGCGGGATATCACCATGGCCGATGAAAAGCTTTCTCTCGGATTGCCGGACGTTCGCACCGGCAATGGCTACGACGTGCACCAGCTGGAGGCCGGAGATGGCGTGACCCTATGCGGCGTCTTCATCGAACATAATCAGAGACTGAAAGGCCATTCCGATGCCGACGTGGCGCTGCATGCGTTGACGGATGCACTGCTTGCCACCTGCGGCGCCGGCGACATCGGCGATCACTTCCCGCCCTCCGATCCGCAATGGAAGGGGGCCGCCTCGCGCATTTTCCTCGAACATGCGGCCAAGGTGGTGCGGGACAATGGCGGCACGATCATGAATGCCGATGTCTCACTGATCGCTGAAGCACCGCGGATCGGGCCGCATCGGCAGGCCATGCGGGAAGCGCTTTCCGACATGCTCGGCATCGCGCTGGAGCGCTGCTCGGTAAAAGCGACAACCAATGAGACGATCGGCTTCGTTGGCCGCCGCGAGGGCATCGCAGCGATCGCCACGGCCACGGTCGTGTACAAAGGCAGACCGTTATGA
- a CDS encoding helix-turn-helix transcriptional regulator codes for MTGASAHIRSYRQERPDERHAFVQIVLPVRGRLWIDVAGRQEELSCARGVFIHSGTSHAQRETAGNRSLVVELDEHRISERALEKLSHNPFLHVASDTRHLIDFMRGVIGLDGCRDDVVGLWAPLLIDSLAGEKPGIRARLNSLAALVEAEPFSPWTIDRLATCVSISESRLHALFIEEFGLSPHRWLAGLRMRKVCALLQNPSLPIAEIALRAGFSDQTALTRAMRHIVGETPAAYRRSRGIQ; via the coding sequence ATGACAGGCGCATCGGCCCACATCAGAAGTTACCGGCAGGAAAGGCCCGACGAGCGACACGCCTTCGTGCAGATCGTTCTTCCGGTTCGCGGCCGTCTGTGGATCGATGTCGCTGGCCGGCAGGAGGAACTGTCTTGCGCACGCGGGGTCTTCATTCACTCCGGAACGTCCCATGCGCAACGTGAGACGGCGGGCAACCGTTCGCTGGTGGTCGAGCTCGATGAACATAGGATTTCCGAACGGGCCCTCGAAAAGCTATCCCACAATCCATTCCTCCATGTTGCCTCGGATACACGGCACTTGATCGACTTTATGCGCGGGGTCATCGGCTTAGACGGATGTCGCGACGACGTCGTGGGGCTTTGGGCGCCCCTGCTCATCGACAGTCTTGCCGGAGAAAAACCCGGGATACGCGCGCGCTTGAACAGCTTGGCTGCGCTGGTGGAAGCAGAACCTTTCTCTCCATGGACGATCGATCGATTGGCGACCTGCGTATCGATCAGCGAAAGTCGCCTTCATGCCTTGTTTATAGAGGAGTTTGGGCTGTCGCCTCACCGCTGGCTGGCCGGGCTTCGCATGCGCAAAGTTTGCGCCCTGTTGCAAAACCCGAGCCTTCCAATCGCTGAAATTGCGCTCCGCGCCGGGTTTTCAGACCAGACGGCTTTGACCCGCGCGATGCGCCATATCGTTGGCGAAACACCGGCTGCCTATCGTCGCAGCCGCGGTATCCAGTGA
- a CDS encoding GlsB/YeaQ/YmgE family stress response membrane protein, whose product MESVGWIAAIIIGGLAGWLAGKLMDMRFGIFMNIVLGIVGSVVAVAVLRTFDVFVQDSRLGYFVTSFLGASLLLFMAKLVRR is encoded by the coding sequence ATGGAAAGTGTAGGCTGGATTGCAGCAATCATCATCGGCGGTCTCGCCGGCTGGCTTGCGGGCAAGCTCATGGATATGCGCTTCGGCATTTTTATGAACATCGTGCTTGGCATTGTCGGTTCGGTGGTGGCTGTTGCAGTGCTGCGAACCTTCGATGTCTTCGTACAGGATAGCAGGCTCGGTTATTTCGTCACCTCGTTTCTCGGCGCAAGCCTGTTGCTGTTCATGGCAAAGCTCGTGCGGCGCTGA
- the dusB gene encoding tRNA dihydrouridine synthase DusB, which yields MKDHQLHLPELSEPFSIGSVTIRNRAVLAPMSGVTDLPFRQLAWRYGAGLVVTEMVASRELVANRGESWARLKNAGMVPHMVQLAGREAHYMAEAAKISAHNGAGIIDINMGCPAKKVTGGYSGSALMRDPDHALTLIEATVNAVDVPVTLKMRLGWDENSINAPEIARRAEAAGVQLITIHGRTRMQFYEGRADWDAIRAVREVVAVPLVANGDVETPEDAREILRRSGADAVMVGRGAQGQPWLPAVLAGHAPPDRADIPAIAVEHYEMMLDFYGREAGLRHARKHLGWYLERFAPDLATPEKAEIMTSRDTGEVADRLRRALSATTGEDAPRKAA from the coding sequence ATGAAAGATCATCAATTGCATCTTCCGGAGTTGTCAGAACCGTTCAGCATCGGCTCAGTCACGATACGTAATCGTGCCGTGCTGGCGCCCATGTCGGGCGTGACGGATCTACCGTTCCGGCAGCTTGCCTGGCGTTATGGCGCGGGTCTCGTCGTAACCGAAATGGTTGCCAGCCGCGAGCTCGTCGCCAACCGGGGCGAATCCTGGGCGCGTCTGAAAAATGCCGGCATGGTTCCGCACATGGTTCAGCTTGCCGGGCGCGAGGCGCACTACATGGCCGAGGCGGCAAAAATTTCCGCGCACAACGGCGCCGGCATTATCGATATCAACATGGGCTGTCCGGCCAAGAAGGTGACGGGCGGTTATTCCGGCTCGGCGCTGATGCGGGACCCCGATCATGCCCTCACGCTCATCGAGGCAACAGTCAATGCCGTCGACGTCCCCGTGACGCTGAAAATGCGTCTTGGCTGGGACGAAAATTCCATCAATGCGCCCGAGATTGCCCGCCGCGCCGAAGCGGCTGGTGTTCAGCTCATTACCATCCACGGGCGCACTCGCATGCAGTTTTACGAAGGGCGTGCGGACTGGGATGCCATTCGCGCCGTTCGCGAGGTCGTTGCCGTACCGCTGGTAGCCAATGGCGATGTTGAAACGCCTGAAGATGCGCGCGAAATCCTGCGTCGTTCCGGCGCGGATGCGGTCATGGTCGGCCGCGGTGCGCAGGGCCAGCCGTGGCTGCCGGCGGTCCTTGCAGGCCATGCGCCGCCGGATCGCGCCGATATTCCTGCAATCGCCGTCGAACATTACGAGATGATGCTGGACTTTTACGGACGGGAAGCGGGCCTGCGGCATGCGCGCAAACATCTGGGCTGGTATCTCGAGCGATTTGCACCTGACCTCGCCACGCCCGAGAAGGCCGAAATCATGACATCGCGTGACACGGGCGAGGTGGCGGACCGGTTACGCCGCGCCCTTTCCGCAACTACGGGCGAAGACGCCCCAAGGAAGGCCGCATGA
- a CDS encoding CinA family protein yields the protein MSLFPAEIEYIAQRIIADFSASGFMVATAESCTGGLIAGALTDIAGSSAVVDRGFVTYTNEAKMDMLGVLPETLRVFGAVSRETALQMVQGALFRSRADFAVAVTGIAGPGGGSLDKPVGLVHLAAQSRRGTILHREMRYGDIGRTAVRLATVRTALEMLTEINQAGSA from the coding sequence ATGAGCCTCTTTCCGGCAGAGATTGAGTACATCGCGCAGCGGATCATCGCGGACTTCAGTGCCAGCGGCTTCATGGTAGCGACGGCGGAAAGCTGCACGGGCGGCTTGATCGCCGGTGCTCTGACGGACATTGCCGGTTCTTCCGCCGTCGTTGATCGTGGGTTCGTCACCTATACCAACGAGGCGAAGATGGACATGCTCGGTGTGCTTCCTGAAACACTGAGGGTTTTCGGTGCGGTGTCGCGAGAGACCGCGCTGCAGATGGTCCAGGGCGCACTGTTTCGGTCGCGGGCCGATTTTGCGGTGGCTGTCACTGGTATCGCCGGTCCAGGCGGCGGATCCCTCGATAAGCCCGTTGGTCTGGTTCACCTTGCCGCACAGTCCCGCCGCGGGACGATCCTGCACCGTGAGATGCGGTACGGCGACATCGGCCGGACGGCTGTCAGGCTTGCAACGGTCAGAACCGCGCTTGAAATGCTGACAGAGATCAATCAGGCCGGGTCAGCATAA
- a CDS encoding type II toxin-antitoxin system RatA family toxin — MPKFETHRFVKHSPDRMYDLVADVEKYPQFLPLCEALTVRSRKERDGKELLVADMTVGYKAFRETFTTQVLLNPAERAIDVKYIDGPFRYLDNRWRFEATENGSTVHFFIDYEFKNRLLGAVMGSMFDRAFRMFAEAFEARADKIYADPA, encoded by the coding sequence ATGCCCAAGTTTGAAACGCATCGTTTTGTCAAACATTCTCCAGACCGCATGTACGACCTCGTGGCGGATGTGGAGAAATACCCGCAATTCCTGCCCCTATGCGAGGCTCTCACCGTCCGCTCCCGCAAGGAGAGGGATGGCAAGGAGCTACTGGTGGCCGATATGACGGTCGGGTACAAGGCGTTTCGCGAGACCTTTACCACACAGGTTCTGCTGAACCCCGCAGAACGCGCGATCGACGTGAAATATATCGACGGCCCGTTCCGGTACCTCGACAATCGCTGGCGATTCGAGGCGACGGAAAACGGCTCGACGGTGCATTTCTTCATCGATTACGAATTCAAGAACCGGCTGCTCGGCGCGGTCATGGGGTCCATGTTCGACCGCGCCTTCCGTATGTTTGCCGAAGCCTTCGAAGCACGTGCCGATAAGATTTATGCTGACCCGGCCTGA
- the lipA gene encoding lipoyl synthase: MVTILDRTSSDEKRIRHPEKAHKPDTEVMRKPEWIRVKAPTSKGYHETRELVRSHKLVTVCEEAGCPNIGECWDKKHATFMIMGEICTRACAFCNVATGKPNPLDMNEPENVAKAVKQMGLSHVVITSVDRDDLADGGAEHFEKVIWAIRAASPTTTIEILTPDFLKKPGALERVVAAKPDVFNHNMETVPGNYLTVRPGARYFHSVRLLQRVKELDPTMFTKSGIMVGLGEERNEVLQLMDDLRSADVDFLTIGQYLQPTRKHHKVEAYVTPEEFKSYETVAYTKGFLMVSSSPLTRSSHHAGDDFERLRAAREKKLLVAAE; encoded by the coding sequence ATGGTCACTATTCTCGACAGGACGTCATCCGACGAAAAGCGTATCCGCCACCCGGAAAAGGCGCACAAGCCCGATACCGAGGTGATGCGCAAGCCCGAATGGATCCGCGTCAAGGCGCCGACCTCCAAAGGCTATCACGAGACGCGCGAGCTGGTGCGCAGCCACAAGCTGGTGACCGTGTGCGAGGAAGCCGGCTGTCCAAATATCGGCGAATGCTGGGACAAGAAACACGCGACCTTCATGATCATGGGTGAAATCTGCACCCGTGCCTGCGCCTTCTGCAATGTCGCGACCGGCAAGCCCAATCCCCTCGATATGAACGAGCCTGAGAACGTCGCCAAGGCCGTCAAGCAGATGGGCCTTTCCCACGTCGTCATCACCTCTGTCGACCGTGATGATCTTGCGGATGGCGGCGCTGAACATTTCGAAAAGGTGATCTGGGCGATCCGCGCCGCGTCTCCGACGACGACCATCGAAATCCTGACGCCAGACTTCCTGAAGAAGCCTGGCGCTCTGGAGCGTGTCGTCGCCGCCAAGCCTGATGTCTTCAACCACAACATGGAAACCGTTCCGGGCAATTACCTCACGGTTCGTCCGGGCGCGCGGTACTTCCACTCCGTGCGCCTGTTGCAACGGGTAAAGGAACTCGATCCCACCATGTTCACCAAGTCTGGTATCATGGTTGGCCTCGGTGAAGAGCGCAATGAAGTGCTGCAGCTGATGGATGATCTGCGCAGCGCGGACGTGGACTTCCTGACCATCGGCCAATATCTGCAGCCGACCCGCAAACACCACAAGGTCGAGGCTTACGTCACGCCTGAGGAATTCAAGTCCTACGAGACGGTGGCCTATACCAAGGGCTTCCTCATGGTCTCCTCCAGCCCGCTGACCCGTTCCTCCCACCACGCCGGTGACGATTTCGAGCGCCTGCGCGCGGCCCGCGAAAAGAAGCTGCTGGTGGCTGCGGAGTAA
- a CDS encoding SGNH/GDSL hydrolase family protein — protein MVKSVLCFGDSLTWGSNAETGGRHSHDDLWPSVLQKALGPDVHVIHEGLGGRTTAYDDNTADCDRNGARILPTLLHSHAPLDLVIIMLGTNDLKPSIHGSAIVAMKGVERLVKLTRNHIWQVPDWEAPDVLIVAPPPLCETANPFMGAIFRDAIDESAMLASVYRDLADELDCGFFDAGSVARTTPVDGVHLDAENTRAIGRGLEPVVRMMLGL, from the coding sequence ATGGTGAAGTCGGTCCTCTGCTTTGGCGATTCTCTTACCTGGGGATCAAATGCGGAAACGGGTGGCCGGCACAGCCATGACGATCTTTGGCCGAGCGTCTTGCAGAAGGCGCTCGGTCCTGATGTGCATGTGATCCACGAAGGGCTGGGCGGTCGCACTACCGCTTATGACGATAACACCGCCGATTGCGACCGCAACGGCGCGCGGATTCTTCCTACGTTGCTGCACAGCCATGCGCCGCTTGATCTGGTGATTATCATGCTCGGCACCAACGACCTGAAACCATCGATCCATGGATCGGCAATTGTCGCCATGAAGGGTGTCGAACGGCTGGTGAAACTCACGCGCAACCATATCTGGCAGGTCCCGGACTGGGAGGCGCCCGACGTGCTGATCGTCGCGCCGCCGCCGCTGTGCGAGACGGCCAACCCGTTTATGGGCGCGATCTTTCGCGATGCGATCGATGAATCGGCGATGCTGGCCTCCGTTTACCGGGATCTGGCCGACGAGCTCGATTGCGGCTTTTTCGATGCGGGTTCCGTGGCGCGCACGACGCCGGTGGATGGCGTTCATCTCGATGCTGAAAATACGCGGGCCATTGGACGAGGGCTGGAGCCCGTCGTCCGCATGATGCTCGGACTTTAA